In Bacteroidota bacterium, the sequence CGAGGATATGCGGGAAAATTGGTTCGTAGATGCGATGTGCAACCGGCCGGCCAATGTAGTTGCCGAAGCACAGGTGCAGGCTGATGCGCGCATCAACGCCCTCAACCGTTTTATTAAACAGGTCAACGAAGGCTTTTGGCGTACGTTTGTGCACAGCATAAGAAGGTTCATCAAGCTGAATAAACTCGACGCCGGCATCTACCAGGGCTTTCAGTTCGCGGTTGATAATTTCAGCAAACCGCTCGGAGACTTCCATGCGGTCTTTGTAGATCTTCCCCGGCATAATGCGGCCGGCGAGGGTATACGGACCGGGACAGGGTACTTTGAGCTGGCTATTTGTACGGGTTTTTACGTACTCAAATTCTTCGACAAGCCCGAGGCCGTTGGGAGCGTCAAAGGCTTCGTATGCATCGTAGCGCTCGCGTTGGTCGTGGCCACCCGGTCCAAGTTTGCGAAGTGGGGCTAGCGGCGTAAGGCCTGACAGTTTGCCGTAGAAGTCAGCGGTAAAAAAACCAAAACGCCGCATTTCACCGTCACTGATAATATCAACGCCAGCGTCTTCCTGGTCGCGAATAGCCAGATCAACGGCGTCATTCAGGGTTTCCTCGATGTCTCTGGGGCCATACTCGCCGCGCTCTATGGCCTGAACAGATGTGATGAACCATGAGGGCCAGGCGTAGCTTCCGATGATACTGGTTGTAAGCATGCTCGTTACGTGTTAAAAAGTTAAACTGGTGTGTATCTTACTTGTCGTTGCAGCGCTGTTGTGCGTGCATAAGCTACACACGCTGATCTGAAAACCAAATGTCAGTCCACAACAGCGCCAATGTCTCGCAAAGATTGTCGTAGCGTATCGGTTGTCAGCGCACGCGGCATTTGGTTCGTTGTGGAAGCCATTGCTGCAGCCACCCCCGCAGCCTGGCCCATTGCCATACATTGCCCCATACTGCGAACGGAAGCATGGGCGTCATGGGCAGCAGACAGGCAGCGGCCGGCAACGAGGAGTCCTTCCGCGTGCTGCGGAAGCAGACAACGGAAGGGGATTCCGTAGGTCTCACCTTCCGGTAAATATTCCCAGTGTGTATCTCCTCCGCTGTGGTGGTCTTCAATGGGGGCACCGCACTGTGCAATGGCGTCATCAAATGACCGGGCAGCGAGTACATCGGCTTTTGTGAGACGGTAATCGCCCTGAACCCGCCGGCTTTCTCGTACACCAATTTGTGTACTC encodes:
- a CDS encoding methionine synthase, producing MLTTSIIGSYAWPSWFITSVQAIERGEYGPRDIEETLNDAVDLAIRDQEDAGVDIISDGEMRRFGFFTADFYGKLSGLTPLAPLRKLGPGGHDQRERYDAYEAFDAPNGLGLVEEFEYVKTRTNSQLKVPCPGPYTLAGRIMPGKIYKDRMEVSERFAEIINRELKALVDAGVEFIQLDEPSYAVHKRTPKAFVDLFNKTVEGVDARISLHLCFGNYIGRPVAHRIYEPIFPHILDANTDEFAMEFANREMAEIELCSQIIEAGKDVAAGVIDVKNYFIETPEIVADRIRRLLEHVPPDRLILTPDCGFSQTARWAARAKMMAMVQGAKLVRMEV